A stretch of Mauremys reevesii isolate NIE-2019 linkage group 25, ASM1616193v1, whole genome shotgun sequence DNA encodes these proteins:
- the LOC120390885 gene encoding keratin, type II cytoskeletal 5-like yields MNRKFSSKSGSGARGFSGRSATTTITSSGNRAGFSSASLSRVGRRSGGYSGGFGSRSLHSLGGNKSTSIRIGGGGFRSVGLGFGGGGSFGGGGFGGAGYGGGGGFGGSSGFSSSGYVSGGYGVGGGYGGGGFGGGRAGPVWSPGGIQQVTVNPNLLAPLNIEIDPEVQKVKVQEREQIKTLNNKFASFIDKVRFLEQQNKVLETKWDLLQQQGTVTKIPIDPLFDAYINNLRRKLDSLVTDRGQLDGELRNMQDLVEDFRKKFEEEVHRRTSAENEFVVLKKEVDVAYMKKMELQAKVDSLIDEINFLRAVYEAELAQMQGQMRDTNVILQMDNSRDLDLNSIIAEVKAQYEDIANRSRAEAEAWYQSRYQELQVTATTHGEDLKVTRNEIAEVSRVIQRLKAEIDSVKKQIAGLQTAIADAEQRGELALKDARGKLADLQNALQTTKDELARLLREYQELMNVKLALDIEIATYRKLLEGEECRMSGEYADPVSISVVSSTTSVAGSGGGVGSGYVLGGGGGGRGSGLSLGGGGGGLGLGIGSGSGFGIGGKGGISVGGSGIGLGGSSFGYGGGVTSGGGSSSSIKYVSTSSSSSKKLIR; encoded by the exons ATGAACAGGAAGTTCAGTTCTAAGTCTGGGAGCGGGGCTAGGGGTTTCAGTGGACGCTCTGCAACCACCACTATCACTTCCAGTGGCAACAGAGCTGGCTTCAGTTCCGCTTCTTTGTCTCGCGTTGGGAGAAGAAGCGGAGGGTACAGTGGTGGTTTTGGCAGCAGGAGCCTCCATAGCCTGGGCGGAAACAAAAGCACTTCCATCCGCATAGGGGGTGGAGGCTTCCGGAGTGTGGGACTTGGATtcggtggtggtggcagctttggtggtggtggatttggtggtgctggttatggtggtggtggtggatttGGTGGCAGCAGTGGATTTTCCTCTAGTGGGTATGTCAGTGGAGGATACGGGGTTGGTGGGGGATACGGTGGCGGAGGCTTTGGTGGTGGCAGAGCTGGTCCTGTTTGGTCTCCTGGCGGCATCCAGCAAGTCACCGTGAACCCCAACCTCCTGGCGCCCCTCAACATCGAAATTGACCCGGAGGTCCAGAAAGTGAAAGTGCAGGAAAGGGAGCAGATCAAGACCCTCAACAACAAATTTGCATCGTTCATCGACAAG GTTCGATTCCTGGAGCAGCAGAATAAGGTGCTGGAGACCAAATGGGACCTCTTGCAGCAGCAGGGCACAGTCACTAAGATCCCCATCGACCCTCTTTTTGATGCATATATCAATAATCTGAGGCGGAAGCTAGATAGCCTAGTGACTGACAGAGGTCAGCTAGATGGAGAGCTGAGGaacatgcaagatctcgtggaaGATTTCAGAAAGAA ATTTGAAGAGGAAGTCCACAGGCGCACATCTGCAGAAAATGAATTTGTGGTGCTCAAAAAG GAAGTGGATGTTGCCTACATGAAAAAAATGGAACTTCAAGCAAAAGTGGATTCCCTCATCGATGAGATAAACTTCCTGCGAGCTGTCTATGAAGCG GAACTAGCTCAGATGCAAGGACAGATGAGAGACACCAACGTCATCCTGCAAATGGACAACAGCCGAGATTTGGACCTGAACAGCATCATTGCCGAGGTCAAAGCTCAGTATGAAGACATTGCTAACAGGAGCCGGGCTGAGGCGGAGGCTTGGTACCAAAGTAGG TATCAAGAGCTTCAGGTCACGGCCACGACACACGGTGAAGACCTGAAGGTCACCAGGAACGAGATCGCTGAAGTGAGCCGGGTGATCCAGAGGCTGAAAGCTGAAATAGATAGTGTGAAAAAACAG ATTGCTGGGCTGCAAACGGCCATTGCCGATGCTGAGCAACGCGGGGAGCTGGCCCTCAAAGACGCCCGGGGTAAGCTCGCTGATCTTCAGAACGCCCTTCAGACCACCAAGGATGAACTGGCTCGTTTGCTGCGGGAGTACCAGGAGCTGATGAACGTCAAGCTGGCCCTGGATATTGAGATTGCCACCTACAGGAAACTGCTGGAGGGAGAAGAGTGCAG GATGTCTGGAGAATATGCTGATCCTGTGAGCATCT CTGTGGTCAGCAGCACCACCAGCGTAGCTGGCAGCGGTGGCGGAGTTGGAAGCGGATATGTCCTtggtggaggaggtggaggtcGTGGAAGTGGCCTCAGTCTTGGTGGCGGTGGAGGTGGTCTCGGGCTTGGAATTGGCAGCGGGAGTGGTTTTGGAATTGGTGGTAAAGGTGGGATCAGTGTCGGTGGAAGTGGGATTGGTTTAGGAGGAAGCAGTTTTGGCTACGGAGGGGGGGTCACCTCTGGAGGGGGAAGCAGCTCTAGCATAAAATATGTCTCGACATCCTCTTCATCAAGCAAAAAATTAATTAGATAA
- the LOC120390886 gene encoding keratin, type II cytoskeletal 5-like yields the protein MSRQLNARVGGCSRGFSSVSAIVSSGGRSSCTSLSRGRSRHCVFGSRSLYNLGGIKSISNSLIGGGWRLSGGFGGGFGTSGGAGGFGGGGLFGGGVGGGRSSPGFPFCPPGGIQEVTINQNLLVPLNLEIDPEIQKVRVQEREQIKTLNNKFASFIDKVRFLEQQNKVLETKWNLLQQQPTSNAGNNLEPALEAYIGSLRKHLDSLVGERGRQDSELKNTQDLVEDLKHKYEEEINRRMAAENEFVLLKKDLDAAYMKKVEMEAKVASMTDEINFLRALYEAELAQMQRQISDTSVILSMDNNRALDLDGIIAEVKAHYEDMANRSRAEANSMYQGKFQELQVTAGKHDDDLKNSKLEISELTRLIHRLQAELENVKKQCAKLQSAVAETEECGELTLKDAREKLVELEMALQKAKEEMARLLRDYQELLNIKLALDIEIATYKTLLEGEECRMSGECASAVNISVVSSGSGGGSGISWGGGGGGGLSVGGGGSSSGSGRGIGGYSYGGRGGSACVKIISTTSSSKRTTIC from the exons ATGAGTCGGCAGCTGAACGCCAGAGTGGGAGGTTGCAGCAGGGGCTTCAGCAGCGTCTCTGCGATTGTTTCCAGTGGGGGCAGATccagctgcacctctctgagccgaGGAAGAAGTAGACACTGTGTCTTTGGCAGCAGAAGTCTCTACAATCTAGGCGGGATTAAAAGCATTTCCAATAGCTTGATTGGTGGAGGCTGGAGACTCAGCGGTGGTTTTGGTGGTGGATTTGGCACTAGTGGTGGGGCTGGTggctttggtggtggtgggttgtTCGGTGGAGGAGTTGGTGGTGGGAGGAGTAGCCCTGGGTTCCCCTTTTGCCCGCCTGGTGGCATCCAAGAAGTGACCATCAACCAGAACCTGCTGGTGCCACTCAACCTGGAGATCGACCCGGAGATCCAGAAAGTGCGAGTGCAGGAGAGGGAGCAGATTAAGACCCTCAACAACAAGTTTGCCTCCTTCATCGACAAG GTCCGATTCCTGGAGCAACAGAATAAAGTTCTGGAGACCAAATGGaacctgctgcagcagcagcccacGTCAAATGCGGGGAACAACCTGGAGCCCGCCTTGGAGGCCTACATTGGCAGCCTAAGGAAGCATCTTGATAgcctggtgggggagaggggaaggcaggACTCGGAACTGAAGAACACGCAGGATCTGGTGGAGGACTTGAAGCACAA ATACGAAGAGGAAATCAACAGGCGCATGGCAGCGGAGAATGAGTTTGTGCTGCTGAAGAAG GACTTGGATGCTGCCTACATGAAAAAGGTGGAGATGGAGGCCAAGGTGGCTTCCATGACAGATGAGATCAACTTTCTGAGAGCCCTGTATGAGGCG GAATTGGCACAAATGCAAAGACAGATCAGTGACACCAGCGTTATCTTGTCTATGGACAACAACCGAGCCCTGGACCTGGATGGGATCATTGCTGAGGTGAAGGCTCACTATGAAGACATGGCCAACAGGAGCCGAGCTGAAGCCAACTCCATGTACCAAGGCAAG TTTCAGGAGCTTCAGGTCACTGCTGGGAAACACGACGATGATCTGAAAAACTCCAAGCTGGAGATATCGGAGCTGACCCGGCTGATCCACAGACTGCAGGCTgaacttgaaaatgtgaaaaaacAG TGCGCCAAACTGCAGTCGGCTGTTGCCGAGACAGAGGAATGTGGGGAGCTTACCCTCAAGGACGCTAGGGAAAAGCTGGTTGAATTGGAAATGGCCCTGCAGAAAGCTAAGGAGGAGATGGCTCGTTTGCTGCGTGATTACCAGGAGCTCTTGAATATCAAGCTGGCCCTGGATATTGAGATTGCCACGTACAAGACACTGCTGGAGGGAGAAGAATGCAG GATGTCTGGAGAGTGTGCCAGTGCTGTGAACATCT CGGTAGTCAGCAGCGGCTCTGGAGGCGGGAGTGGGATAAGCTGGGGAGGAGGCGGCGGTGGCGGGCTCAGTGTCGGCGGAG GCGGCTCCAGCTCTGGAAGCGGAAGAGGCATTGGAGGATACAGCTATGGAGGCAGGGGAGGTAGTGCCTGTGTGAAAATCATATCGACAACTTCTTCAAGCAAAAGAACCACCATATGCTAA